A region from the Desulfurobacterium pacificum genome encodes:
- a CDS encoding DUF2281 domain-containing protein translates to MEIEELVAELPPDLRQEVIDFIEFLLEKRKQMERKTVNELSAFAGILESLPVEPLEYQEKVRNEWE, encoded by the coding sequence ATGGAAATTGAAGAGCTTGTTGCTGAATTACCGCCGGATTTACGTCAGGAAGTTATTGATTTCATAGAGTTTTTGCTTGAAAAAAGGAAACAAATGGAAAGAAAAACGGTTAATGAGTTATCTGCATTTGCTGGTATTTTAGAGAGCTTACCTGTTGAGCCTTTAGAATATCAAGAAAAAGTTAGAAATGAATGGGAATAA
- a CDS encoding inositol monophosphatase family protein: MKILDVALKAVEEASEILMEYFGKLSSLEIEEKSKNDYVTEADKKSEMIIIKTIQGYFPQHTIIAEESGGKEGNEWKWYIDPLDGTKNFIHGLPVFCVSIGVERGDEMVAAVIGAPALGEIYVAEKGSGAYCNDKRIKVSSRPFDEALVATGFPFRGKDLLEDYLVCFKEVFLKVSGVRRCGSAAMDLAYTAKGVFDGFWEMSLHPWDIAAGVLLVEEAGGVVSDFKGEKGYLKSGNIIGASKSAYAGLYEIVNRHLGEK, encoded by the coding sequence ATGAAGATTTTAGACGTTGCCTTAAAGGCAGTTGAAGAAGCTTCTGAAATTTTGATGGAATACTTTGGAAAGCTTTCCTCTTTAGAGATTGAAGAAAAAAGCAAGAACGATTACGTCACGGAGGCTGACAAAAAATCAGAAATGATTATTATTAAGACTATACAGGGCTACTTCCCCCAACATACTATAATTGCAGAGGAAAGTGGCGGGAAAGAAGGAAACGAGTGGAAGTGGTATATAGACCCGCTTGATGGAACGAAGAACTTTATTCACGGTTTGCCGGTTTTTTGCGTTTCCATTGGTGTAGAGAGAGGCGATGAAATGGTAGCTGCTGTAATAGGAGCGCCGGCGTTAGGGGAAATTTACGTGGCGGAGAAAGGTTCAGGCGCTTACTGTAACGATAAGAGAATAAAGGTCAGCAGTAGACCTTTTGATGAGGCGCTTGTAGCAACGGGATTCCCTTTTAGAGGTAAAGATTTGTTGGAAGATTATTTGGTGTGTTTTAAAGAGGTGTTTTTAAAAGTTTCAGGCGTCAGGAGATGTGGTTCTGCAGCTATGGATTTGGCTTACACTGCTAAGGGAGTGTTTGATGGCTTCTGGGAGATGTCCCTTCATCCATGGGATATAGCAGCTGGCGTTTTACTTGTTGAAGAAGCTGGCGGCGTTGTCAGTGATTTTAAAGGTGAAAAAGGATATTTAAAAAGCGGTAACATAATAGGAGCTTCTAAGAGCGCTTATGCCGGGCTTTACGAGATTGTAAACAGGCACTTAGGAGAGAAATAG